One window of the Lodderomyces elongisporus chromosome 6, complete sequence genome contains the following:
- the DUG1 gene encoding Cys-Gly metallodipeptidase (MEROPS:MER0026471; BUSCO:EOG09261OIF), which produces MSEKYEKLPLEPFFKTIDELQPKFIERLQKAIAIPSVSSDESLRPKVVEMAHFLVGELESLGFTDIQLKDLGTQPPPVQDANLQLPPIVLGRYGQDPKKKTVLVYGHYDVQPALKDDGWSTEPFDMHYDKANGILYGRGSTDDKGPVMGWLNVIEAHRKLGWELPVNLVVCFEGMEESGSLGLDELVAKEAKQYFKNVDQVTISDNYWLGTTKPVLTYGLRGCNYYQIIVKGPGADLHSGIFGGIIAEPMTDLVKIMSTLVDGKGKIQIPGVYDMVAPLTEKEDKLYDNIDFSVDELNAAAGSDTALHQNKRDILKHRWRYPSLSLHGIEGAFSGAGAKTVIPSKVVGKFSIRTVPNIDSAKLDQLVFKHINEEFAKLNSPNEFKVELIHDGNYWVSDPFNESFQAAAKATEDVWNIVPDFTREGGSIPITLTFEKELGVDVLLLPMGRGDDGAHSINEKLDVSNYINGCKTLGGFLHYYGKS; this is translated from the coding sequence ATGTCTGAGAAATACGAGAAATTGCCATTGGAGCCATTCTTCAAAACCATTGATGAATTGCAACCTAAATTCATTGAGCGTTTACAAAAGGCTATAGCCATTCCATCTGTGTCATCAGATGAATCGCTCAGACCTAAAGTCGTTGAAATGGCCCATTTTTTGGTTGGCGAATTGGAAAGTTTGGGCTTTACTGATATTCAATTGAAAGATTTGGGAACGCAACCGCCACCAGTGCAAGATGCCAATTTACAATTACCACCTATTGTGCTTGGTAGATATGGACAAGACCCCAAGAAGAAGACTGTATTGGTTTATGGTCATTATGATGTGCAACCGGCATTGAAAGACGATGGCTGGAGCACTGAACCATTTGATATGCACTATGACAAAGCCAATGGTATTCTCTACGGAAGAGGTTCCACTGACGATAAAGGACCAGTTATGGGATGGTTGAATGTGATTGAAGCTCACAGAAAATTGGGTTGGGAATTACCAGTCAACTTGGTTGTTTGTTTCGAAGGTATGGAGGAAAGTGGTTCCTTGGGATTGGACGAGCTTGTTGCTAAGGAAGCCAAACAATACTTTAAGAATGTTGACCAAGTAACAATCTCAGACAATTACTGGTTGGGTACTACGAAGCCAGTATTGACATACGGATTGAGAGGATGTAACTATTATCAAATCATTGTTAAAGGTCCTGGCGCCGACTTGCACAGTGGTATCTTTGGTGGTATTATTGCTGAGCCAATGACTGATTTGGTCAAGATCATGTCTACTTTGGTGGATGGAAAGGGCAAGATTCAAATCCCTGGTGTTTACGATATGGTTGCACCTTTGACTGAAAAGGAGGATAAGCTTTACGATAATATAGATTTTTCAGTTGATGAATTGAATGCAGCAGCTGGCTCAGATACTGCACTTCACCAAAACAAGAGGGATATTTTGAAACATAGATGGAGATACCCATCATTGTCATTGCACGGTATTGAGGGTGCCTTTTCTGGTGCCGGTGCTAAAACTGTGATTCCATCAAAAGTTGTTGGTAAATTCTCAATTAGAACAGTGCCAAACATTGACCTGGCAAAATTGGATCAACTCGTTTTCAAACACATTAATGAAGAGTTTGCTAAATTAAACTCGCCAAACGAGTTTAAAGTGGAGTTGATCCACGATGGTAACTACTGGGTTTCCGATCCATTCAATGAGAGTTTTCAAGCCGCTGCCAAGGCCACTGAAGATGTGTGGAATATCGTGCCAGACTTTACAAGAGAAGGTGGCTCAATCCCAATCACTTTGACTTTTGAAAAGGAATTGGGTGTTGATGTGCTTTTGTTGCCAATGGGTAGAGGTGATGATGGTGCACACTCGATcaatgaaaaattggatGTAAGTAATTACATCAATGGGTGCAAAACATTGGGAGGATTTTTGCACTACTACGGTAAATCTTAA
- the SDT1 gene encoding Putative suppressor of disruption of TFIIS, with the protein MTTSSQGQSQEHIGTKHQNDHINNSNSNSNSNNNSSTTSVKCDSGQPVQYINPELTTVEQAKPGRTVNLKFGFGPIPKSETNKTFFFFDIDNCLYPKSTRIFEMMQIKIHDYFKYNLKLSDEEAGKLHMDYYRTYGLALEGLVRNHQVDALDYNSKVDDALDLHAVLRYDKLLRDTLIKVKQSGKYDYFWLVTNAYKNHALRVVSFLGIGDLFDGLTFCDYSKFPIVCKPMKEYFYNVFEATRLEYKDDPEVLAKQWFIDDSELNVKAAFDLGVGHVIHYVEDEQNLVRLKQSEDYTKYYGNKDHGDRKILILTKFSELPNLIEA; encoded by the coding sequence ATGACAACCAGTAGTCAGGGTCAGAGCCAAGAGCATATAGGTACTAAGCATCAAAACGACcatatcaacaacagcaacagcaacagcaacagcaacaacaacagctctACGACAAGTGTTAAATGCGATTCCGGTCAACCCGTGCAGTATATCAATCCTGAACTCACGACAGTTGAACAAGCCAAACCTGGCCGCACAGTAAACTTGAAGTTTGGGTTTGGTCCCATTCCTAAACTGGAAACCAACAAgacatttttcttcttcgatATCGATAATTGTCTTTATCCGAAATCTACACGAATATTTGAGATGATGCAGATTAAGATTCATGATTATTTTAAATACAATTTAAAGCTTTCTGATGAAGAGGCTGGAAAGTTACACATGGATTATTACCGAACTTATGGTTTAGCATTAGAAGGTTTGGTGCGTAATCACCAGGTTGATGCATTGGATTACAACTCCAAAGTTGACGATGCATTGGATTTGCATGCAGTATTGCGCTACGATAAATTGCTTAGGGATACGTTGATTAAAGTTAAACAAAGCGGCAAGTATGATTATTTTTGGCTTGTTACCAATGCATACAAGAATCATGCGTTGCGCGTGGTTAGTTTTTTGGGCATTGGTGATTTGTTTGATGGATTAACTTTTTGTGATTACTCAAAGTTTCCTATTGTATGCAAACCAATGAAAGAGTACTTTTACAATGTATTTGAAGCAACTAGGTTGGAGTATAAAGACGATCCGGAAGTGTTGGCAAAACAATGGTTTATTGATGATAGCGAATTGAATGTTAAAGCAGCATTCGACCTAGGAGTGGGACATGTCATTCATTATGTCGAAGACGAGCAGAACCTTGTAAGGTTGAAACAGAGCGAAGATTATACAAAGTACTATGGAAATAAAGATCACGGAGACAGAAAAATATTGATTTTGACAAAGTTCAGCGAGTTGCCAAATCTTATTGAAGCATGA
- the FSH3 gene encoding Family of serine hydrolases 3 gives MSTTSQKTILFLHGYTQNASIFRAKSSALRKKLMKLGYNCVYLNAPYVLTPADLPTSSDGDSSLSKFGSVASDAEHHITYRGWWIKPNKGNDFVEIDKSFDAVKNYINKGEILPDDEEIKKENIQIKKEAENEQKKDKEATEGKKSEEVVGIIGFSQGGAFANLIAHNFNTLFNTNTSLKFVISYSSFKLDTSKRAGNEKYMSYYPSGQDDLDQSSTRYLHVLGELDTVVDESRSLAIYETTKSRSDLLKHPGGHFVPNSKVYVDQVCNWIQSVTTDEVEKSKNGTNDNGVKDETNKFSQKDTKDDIDDLLAMMDGFGKA, from the coding sequence ATGTCAACTACTTcacaaaaaacaattttattCCTCCATGGCTATACTCAAAATGCATCGATTTTTCGTGCAAAATCCTCAGCGCTTCGTAAGAAGCTCATGAAATTGGGTTATAATTGTGTTTATTTAAATGCACCATATGTTTTGACACCAGCAGATTTACCTACATCTTCCGATGGAGACTCGTCGTTATCGAAATTTGGTTCGGTTGCATCAGATGCAGAACATCATATTACCTATAGAGGCTGGTGGATCAAACCTAACAAAGGTAACGATTTTGTCGAGATTGACAAGAGTTTTGATGCCGTGAAAAACTATATCAACAAGGGAGAAATTCTTCCAGACGACGAGGAgataaaaaaggagaatattcagataaaaaaagaggcagaaaatgaacaaaaaaaggataagGAAGCAActgaaggaaaaaagagcGAGGAGGTTGTTGGTATTATTGGTTTCTCTCAAGGTGGAGCATTTGCCAACTTGATTGCTCACAATTTCAATACTTTATTCAATACCAACACCTCCTTGAAATTCGTCATACTGTACTCCAGCTTTAAGCTTGATACACTGAAAAGGGCAGGTAATGAGAAATACATGAGTTATTATCCGCTGGGTCAAGATGACTTGGACCAGAGCTCAACTCGGTATTTACATGTCTTGGGGGAATTGGATACTGTTGTAGACGAAAGTCGGAGTTTAGCCATATACGAAACTACGAAAAGTAGAAGTGATTTGTTGAAACATCCCGGTGGACATTTTGTGCCCAACTCAAAGGTTTATGTTGATCAAGTTTGCAATTGGATACAGAGCGTCACAACCGACGAAGTggagaaaagtaaaaatggAACTAATGACAATGGAGTCAAAGATGagacaaacaaattttCTCAAAAGGATACAAAAGATGATATCGACGATCTATTGGCCATGATGGATGGGTTTGGAAAAGCATAA
- a CDS encoding uncharacterized protein (MEROPS:MER0005542): MSDSGWNTIDSDAGVFTELVQKLGVRNIEINDLYSIDSESLRELQPIYGIIFLFKYGSLDREHAQSNQPITGQYDPSYLDKSIFFANQTIQNACATQAVLNILFNLSEKDGVQLGEELSNFKNFVQGFDGEMIGETISNSDLIRSVHNSFSTPSLLSIDRKDQNNVDEKDDGLFHFVGYTFRNGQIYELDGLKQYPITHGNAGECKTQDDFIDKIPGIIQERIAKYDSNELRFSLLAVTNDKLEEAKSRSDEFGITQQLHKREVWHKENESRKMDYTGLIVQLIKNISNEKSDSEWEEMLTKGRNKTQEMIAASLRKK, from the exons ATGTCAGATAGCGGCTGGAATACTATTGACTCGGATGCA GGTGTGTTCACGGAACTTGTTCAAAAATTAGGAGTTCGTAACATTGAGATCAACGATTTATACTCCATTGATTCTGAGTCTCTTCGAGAACTCCAACCTATATACGGTataattttccttttcaaatACGGCAGTCTAGATCGAGAACATGCACAATCGAATCAGCCCATTACTGGTCAGTACGACCCGCTGTATTTGGATAAACTGATATTCTTTGCCAATCAAACTATTCAAAATGCATGTGCTACGCAGGCCGTACTTAACATCTTATTCAATTTACTGGAAAAAGATGGTGTGCAATTGGGTGAGGAGCTTTCCAACTTCAAGAACTTTGTTCAGGGTTTTGATGGCGAGATGATTGGAGAAACCATTTCAAACAGTGACTTGATACGATCTGTGCACAATTCATTCCTGACACCAAGTTTATTGTCAATAGACCGCAAGGATCAAAATAATGTGGACGAAAAAGACGACGGattatttcattttgttgGTTATACTTTTAGAAATGGCCAGATTTATGAATTGGATGGGTTGAAACAATATCCCATTACCCATGGTAATGCTGGAGAATGCAAAACTCAAGATGATTTTATTGATAAAATACCGGGCATAATTCAGGAGAGGATAGCCAAGTACGATTCAAATGAGTTGAGGTTCTCGTTGCTTGCCGTGACTAATGATAAATTAGAGGAAGCCAAACTGAGACTGGATGAGTTTGGAATCACTCAACAGTTGCACAAGAGAGAAGTTTGGCATAAGGAGAATGAACTGAGGAAAATGGATTATACTGGCTTGATTGTGCAGTTGATCAAGAACATTAGCAATGAAAAAAGCGATTCTGAATGGGAAGAGATGTTGACAAAAGGTAGAAACAAGACACAAGAGATGATTGCGGCATCCTTGAGGAAGAAATAG
- the SFC1 gene encoding Mitochondrial succinate-fumarate transporter, giving the protein MAAATATDSKTTKQAKRGAVDFVAGGVAGLFEALCCHPLDTIKVRMQLYRKSGQKPPGFIRTGINIVEKEGFLSLYKGLGAVVIGIVPKMAIRFSSYEFYRSFFYDKDGKITSGQTFLAGVGAGITESICVVNPMEVVKIRLQAQHHSMKDPLDIPKYRNAPHAAYVIVKEEGFKTLYRGVSLTCARQATNQGVNFTVYSKLKEYLQKRENTEILPAWQTSCIGLISGALGPLSNAPLDTIKTRLQKSSYASNESGLVRIVKIAKQLVKEEGVHALYKGITPRIMRVAPGQAVTFTVYEYVKDLLTKDSGAGVSLSGSNEKKKLN; this is encoded by the coding sequence ATGGCcgctgctactgctactgatTCGAAAACTACAAAACAAGCCAAGAGAGGAGCAGTTGACTTTGTCGCCGGTGGTGTTGCCGGTTTGTTTGAGGCATTGTGTTGTCACCCTTTGGACACCATCAAGGTTCGAATGCAATTGTACCGTAAATCAGGCCAGAAACCACCTGGATTCATTCGCACAGGTATCaacattgttgaaaaagaaggattcTTGTCTCTCTACAAAGGTTTGGGTGCCGTTGTTATTGGTATCGTCCCCAAGATGGCTATCCGTTTCTCCTCATATGAATTTTATagatcttttttttacgaCAAGGATGGCAAAATCACTTCTGGCCAAACTTTTCTCGCTGGTGTAGGTGCTGGTATCACCGAATCCATTTGTGTTGTTAACCCTATGGAAGTGGTCAAAATTAGATTACAAGCCCAACACCACTCAATGAAGGACCCATTGGATATCCCCAAATACAGAAACGCCCCACACGCTGCATACGTGATTGTCAAGGAAGAAGGTTTCAAGACTTTGTACCGTGGTGTCTCTTTGACCTGTGCAAGACAAGCTACTAACCAAGGTGTTAACTTTACCGTTTACTCAAAATTGAAGGAGTACTTGCAAAAGAGGGAAAATACTGAAATCTTGCCCGCTTGGCAAACCTCGTGTATCGGTTTAATCTCTGGTGCATTGGGTCCATTGTCCAATGCTCCTTTGGACACCATCAAGACTAGATTACAAAAATCATCATATGCAAGCAACGAGAGCGGATTGGTGAGAATTGTCAAGATTGCTAAACAATTggttaaagaagaaggtgtGCACGCATTGTACAAGGGTATCACCCCAAGAATCATGAGAGTCGCTCCAGGTCAAGCTGTGACTTTTACTGTCTATGAATACGTTAAGGATTTGTTGACCAAGGACTCGGGAGCTGGTGTCTCGTTGAGCGGAAGtaacgaaaagaaaaagttgaactAG
- the vip1_1 gene encoding Protein vip1 has product MSSVIASNIPTQVTPAKVREFFSFCGKITDLVELENDGKVKKYEVIFQSPKAVSTALLLNDAELDNTFIRVDEVKEITDGGNASATTGGAATGGDTTTTGGTSTTTGGSSGDAILTGDKTYDDVDQEDKPKYAILAQLLADGYVVSDSIIERGAEFDKKNGISEKFNNFIKGLDEKYVHSADPNSAVNQQIEKATDSYNKSSLKKYFDDAADSALGRRIVQYYKNFSNDVKDVHAEAVRLAKIKKEKEASGAGATSESATGTATTDTDTTPTVKA; this is encoded by the coding sequence ATGTCTTCAGTTATAGCATCCAATATCCCCACTCAAGTCACACCCGCCAAGGTTCGCgaattcttttcattttgtggAAAGATTACTGATTTGGTAGAGTTGGAAAATGATGGCAAAGTTAAAAAGTATGAAGTGATTTTCCAATCGCCCAAGGCAGTGTCAACTGCATTATTATTGAATGATGCTGAGTTGGATAACACATTTATCAGAGTTGATGAGGTTAAGGAGATTACCGATGGTGGCAATGCATCAGCCACTACTGGAGGTGCTGCTACTGGAGGTgataccaccactactggAGGTACCTCCACCACTACAGGAGGTTCTTCGGGAGACGCAATTCTTACAGGCGACAAGACATATGACGATGTGGACCAAGAAGATAAACCCAAATATGCCATTCTTGCCCAATTGTTAGCTGATGGATATGTTGTCAGTGATTCTATAATTGAGCGTGGTGCTGAATTTGACAAGAAGAATGGAATCTCTGAAAAGTTTAACAACTTTATTAAGGGATTGGATGAAAAGTATGTCCATTCTGCTGATCCAAATAGTGCTGTAAACCAACAGATTGAAAAGGCTACAGACAGCTATAACAAGTcgagtttgaaaaaatactTTGATGACGCTGCTGACTCTGCTTTGGGAAGAAGAATTGTGCAGTACTATAAGAATTTTTCTAATGATGTTAAGGATGTCCATGCCGAAGCTGTGAGATTGGCCAAGAttaagaaggaaaaagaggctAGTGGTGCAGGTGCAACAAGTGAATCTGCCACTGGCACTGCCACCACTGACACTGACACCACACCTACTGTAAAGGCTTAG
- the vip1_2 gene encoding Protein vip1 — protein sequence MSSVIASDIPSTTTPAQVRKFFSFAGKITNLIPLGDDGKVKKYEIVFASPKAVSTALLLNDAELDNQFIRVDEIKEITDGGEKGKAPQQDGTGEDFDDTKVTGDKHYDSTTQEEKPKYGVFAQLLADGYLLKEDLIKKATEFDKQYGVSEGWDKLIDDVDKVQQEAKRLAGLKKSGKVN from the coding sequence ATGTCTTCAGTTATTGCATCAGATATCCCATCAACCACTACCCCAGCTCAAGTGCGTAAGTTCTTTTCGTTTGCAGGTAAAATTACAAACTTGATTCCGTTGGGAGATGATGGTAAGGTTAAGAAATACGAAATAGTTTTTGCTTCACCCAAGGCAGTATCTACtgcattgttgttgaacgATGCCGAACTCGATAACCAGTTCATTAGAGTTGATGAGATCAAGGAGATCACCGATGGTGGTGAAAAGGGCAAAGCACCACAACAAGACGGCACCGGTGAAGATTTTGACGATACCAAGGTTACTGGTGACAAACATTATGACTCAACAACACAAGAAGAGAAACCAAAGTATGGTGTCTTTGCTCAATTGTTGGCAGATGGCTACTTGCTCAAGGAAGATTTGATTAAGAAAGCTACAGAGTTTGACAAACAATATGGTGTCAGCGAAGGCTGGGATAAATTAATTGATGACGTTGACAAGGTTCAACAAGAAGCCAAGAGATTGGCTGGATTGAAGAAGTCAGGCAAAGTCAATTAA
- the CAR1 gene encoding Arginase, catabolizes arginine to ornithine and urea (BUSCO:EOG09263E87): protein MSIEYKYYPTKKSTIITAPFSGGQPKGGVDLGPEYILNAGFQKQIESLGWQTTIANPLAELDLEAKKSNIKDTFHVKNSAIVSQCCKQIFDACSQSLKAQAMPVVIGGDHSIGTATVAAALSHNPDTCIVWVDAHADINTPLTTDSGNLHGCPLSFVMGLDSESYPPEFSWVPQLLKSNKLVYIGLRDVDEGEKRILKENNIAAFSMYHIDKYGIGKVVEMALDKVNPNRDCPVHLSYDVDAIDPSFVPATGTRVEGGLSLREGLFVAEEIAQTGLLQSLDIVETNPMLAETEEHVLDTVSAACAIGRCALGQTLL, encoded by the coding sequence ATGTCTATCGAGTACAAATACTACCCAACAAAGAAATCCACAATTATTACAGCACCCTTTTCTGGTGGCCAGCCAAAAGGTGGAGTTGATCTTGGTCCAGAATACATTCTCAATGCcggttttcaaaaacagATTGAATCCTTGGGTTGGCAAACAACTATTGCAAACCCTTTGGCTGAACTCGATCTCGAAGctaaaaaatcaaatattAAGGATACTTTCCACGTGAAAAACAGCGCAATTGTCAGTCAATGCTGCAAGCAAATCTTTGACGCATGTTCACAATCACTCAAGGCACAAGCCATGCCCGTAGTGATTGGTGGCGACCATTCCATCGGCACTGCTACTGTAGCAGCAGCACTCTCACATAACCCAGACACATGCATTGTTTGGGTTGATGCACACGCAGATATCAATACCCCATTAACCACAGACTCAGGGAACTTACACGGGTGTCCACTAAGCTTTGTTATGGGTCTTGACTCTGAATCATATCCCCCTGAGTTTTCATGGGTCCCTCAATTACTCAAGTCCAACAAACTAGTCTATATCGGATTACGTGACGTTGATGAAGGCGAAAAGCGTATCcttaaagaaaacaatatcGCTGCTTTTTCAATGTACCATATCGACAAGTACGGTATTGGCAAAGTAGTTGAAATGGCGTTGGATAAAGTCAACCCCAACAGAGACTGTCCAGTGCACTTGTCCTACGACGTTGATGCCATCGACCCAAGCTTTGTCCCCGCCACCGGTACCAGAGTCGAAGGTGGATTGAGTCTAAGAGAAGGTTTATTTGTAGCTGAAGAAATTGCACAAACTGGACTTTTACAAAGCTTGGATATCGTAGAGACTAATCCAATGTTGgcagaaacagaagaacACGTGTTGGACACAGTAAGTGCAGCGTGCGCTATAGGAAGGTGTGCATTGGGACAAACCTTACTTTGA